AGTAGGCGCCAAATTTGTAGAATTAGTACGGTTTAACAATCTCATTCAAAACGAACCAATGTCGCGGTGCCATTGTCATAAGCATTGCCATCGGAGTCATAAACTTGGTTCTTGAGATTGATTAACCAAGCTTGTAAATCGGTTTCAGCACTGACAAGTTGCCAATGACGACTCGGCACCAAGTCATGAATACCATCCGTACAAACCAAGAGACAGTCGCCACTATTAATATCAATCTTGCAAGAGCTGCCTTCTGGTGCTTCACTGCTTAGATAACTTTCGTCAGCCGTCAATACAAAGCACTCAGTAATACTATATAAACTCCCCGCCATACCTTCTCGGTTATAGTCAGCGAGCTTCGCTTGGCTACCTTGTTCTTGTGCCTGCTGGTCAATAAGCTCATTCAATAGATTATGATCTCGAGTCAGGCACTGCCACTGTGACGTCCCTTTAGGTAGCCAATAAATACGACTGTCACCCACATGCGTTATCGTCGCCTTTATTGTTCCATCGCTATCTAACTCACAGGTAACCATCGCGAGGGTTGCCGCCGCGCCATGACGCTTAGATAAATGCTTGGTTTGATTAATCAGCTGATGAATACTGTCTGAGCAGATATTCTTCTGATCGTTCCATAACCTTCTGATTGCTTTTACCACCGCTTTTGAGCAGTGCTGCGAGTGATTAGAGCTTGCCACGCCATCAGACACTGCTAGGCAAAATGGTAATGCAACTGGTGTCACTGCCATCACACCTAGATCTTCTTGATACCAATTATCTAAAAAGAAAAAAGCGTCTTGCTGCAGGTTATTACTAGCATTCCCTAGAAAGGTAATTGCACAGGTCTGTGCAATAGAAAGAGTTTCTTTTAAAGGACAATGGTCAAGAGAAAAAGCCATGATGGTAAGCCTATATGTTTGTCATAGAGGCTAGTATATCTGACTACCTGTAAATTTATTTTCTAGGTTAAAATATAAGATCATTTAAATAGCGCATGAGTAGCACAAAGTTGC
This is a stretch of genomic DNA from Psychrobacter alimentarius. It encodes these proteins:
- a CDS encoding PP2C family protein-serine/threonine phosphatase, producing the protein MAFSLDHCPLKETLSIAQTCAITFLGNASNNLQQDAFFFLDNWYQEDLGVMAVTPVALPFCLAVSDGVASSNHSQHCSKAVVKAIRRLWNDQKNICSDSIHQLINQTKHLSKRHGAAATLAMVTCELDSDGTIKATITHVGDSRIYWLPKGTSQWQCLTRDHNLLNELIDQQAQEQGSQAKLADYNREGMAGSLYSITECFVLTADESYLSSEAPEGSSCKIDINSGDCLLVCTDGIHDLVPSRHWQLVSAETDLQAWLINLKNQVYDSDGNAYDNGTATLVRFE